The following are from one region of the Stigmatella ashevillena genome:
- a CDS encoding SRPBCC family protein, translated as MPVSPSPSSTADREIILSRVLDAPRELVFDAWTDPAHVAQWWGPDGYSTQVHQMEVKAGGTLRFLLTGPDGTKFPDRITYREVVRPERLVYRHGSDVDDDPEAFEVTVTFEAQGQKTRLTMHSVFPSVQECQRVKAFGAVELGQQTLAKLAAFVQRPR; from the coding sequence ATGCCTGTTTCTCCCAGCCCGAGTTCCACCGCCGATCGGGAAATCATTCTCTCTCGCGTGCTGGATGCCCCGCGCGAACTGGTATTCGACGCGTGGACGGATCCCGCCCACGTGGCGCAATGGTGGGGCCCGGATGGCTATTCCACCCAGGTGCACCAGATGGAGGTGAAGGCAGGGGGCACATTGCGTTTCCTGCTCACGGGGCCTGACGGGACGAAGTTCCCGGATCGAATCACCTACCGGGAGGTGGTTCGTCCCGAACGCCTGGTCTACCGGCATGGCTCGGACGTGGACGATGACCCGGAGGCATTCGAAGTCACCGTGACCTTCGAGGCACAGGGCCAGAAGACCCGGCTCACCATGCACTCCGTCTTCCCCTCCGTGCAGGAATGCCAGCGGGTGAAGGCGTTCGGAGCGGTGGAACTCGGCCAGCAGACGCTCGCCAAGCTCGCCGCGTTCGTGCAGCGCCCGCGCTGA
- a CDS encoding ArsR/SmtB family transcription factor, which yields MQTDTLSRTFAALADPTRRAILARLSKGEAAVTELAAPFDISLPAVTKHLKVLERAGLITRSREAQWRPCTLAATPLREVSDWVGQYREHWEQRLDRLESYLKTLQANQKQSDEAKKGRRR from the coding sequence ATGCAGACCGACACCTTGTCACGGACCTTCGCTGCGCTTGCCGACCCGACCCGGCGGGCAATCCTCGCGCGGTTGTCGAAAGGCGAGGCCGCAGTCACCGAGCTGGCGGCTCCCTTCGACATCAGCCTCCCGGCGGTGACCAAGCACCTCAAGGTGTTGGAGCGGGCGGGGCTGATTACCCGGAGCAGGGAGGCGCAGTGGCGGCCGTGCACGCTGGCGGCGACGCCGCTGCGCGAGGTCTCCGATTGGGTCGGCCAATACCGCGAGCACTGGGAGCAACGGCTCGATCGGCTGGAGTCGTATCTCAAGACCTTGCAGGCAAATCAGAAGCAGTCCGACGAAGCGAAGAAAGGACGTCGACGATGA
- a CDS encoding TfoX/Sxy family protein, with product MDRFVEYTLELLEPLGPVRARAMFGGWGLYSEGVMMGLIISGQLFLKTDELSRPAFEAAGGVPFVYDAGRGRAPITMSYWTPPAEAVDDAYALLPWARRAVEAALRTAAKKEQAVRRASAAKKKPARSRM from the coding sequence ATGGATCGCTTCGTGGAGTACACGCTGGAGCTGCTGGAACCGCTGGGCCCCGTTCGGGCACGTGCCATGTTCGGCGGATGGGGGCTTTACAGCGAGGGGGTGATGATGGGGCTCATCATCAGCGGCCAGCTCTTCCTCAAAACGGATGAACTCTCCCGGCCCGCCTTCGAGGCTGCGGGGGGCGTGCCTTTCGTCTACGACGCGGGAAGGGGAAGGGCGCCCATCACCATGTCCTATTGGACGCCGCCTGCGGAGGCAGTCGACGATGCCTATGCGCTTCTGCCCTGGGCCCGCCGTGCCGTGGAGGCGGCCCTGCGGACCGCGGCCAAGAAAGAGCAGGCGGTTCGCAGGGCCTCTGCGGCGAAGAAGAAGCCCGCTCGCTCAAGGATGTAG
- a CDS encoding winged helix-turn-helix transcriptional regulator, with amino-acid sequence MSKQDVAPRVCSLASALEVVGEKWSLLILREVFYGVRRFEGIAHNTGAPRDVLTARLRKLSDGGVLRRVLYSERPQRSEYHLTEAGVELAPTLLTLLQWGQRWVPAGPRAGGAFEHDCGERLHAFLACQACGRAVTGGDLSLGGKPLAPPQEE; translated from the coding sequence ATGTCAAAGCAGGACGTGGCCCCGCGGGTGTGTTCCCTGGCTTCCGCATTGGAGGTGGTAGGGGAGAAGTGGTCCCTGCTTATCCTCCGCGAGGTCTTCTACGGGGTGCGCCGCTTCGAGGGCATCGCCCACAACACGGGGGCGCCTCGGGACGTGCTCACCGCGCGCCTGCGCAAGCTGTCGGACGGTGGCGTCCTGCGCCGGGTGCTCTACTCCGAGCGGCCTCAGCGCAGTGAGTACCACCTCACCGAGGCGGGCGTGGAGCTGGCGCCTACGTTGCTCACCCTGTTGCAATGGGGCCAGCGGTGGGTACCGGCGGGGCCGCGCGCCGGAGGTGCCTTCGAGCACGACTGTGGAGAGCGCCTTCACGCGTTCCTGGCATGCCAGGCCTGTGGCCGTGCTGTCACGGGGGGCGACCTCTCCCTCGGGGGCAAACCCCTCGCCCCCCCTCAAGAGGAGTGA
- a CDS encoding DUF1304 domain-containing protein, with protein MNYQLTEPVPFSGRIGSSEGKLPMQIAAQVLVGLVAAIHVYILVLEAFLWNKPLGRKVFKTEAEFAAKSATLAANQGLYNGFLAAGLVWGLVASDPIGFQVKLFFLACVAVAGVVGALTVSSRIFFVQTVPALIAGTLVLLAH; from the coding sequence TTGAATTACCAACTGACTGAACCGGTGCCCTTCTCGGGACGCATCGGCTCGAGCGAGGGGAAGCTTCCGATGCAGATTGCCGCGCAGGTGCTGGTGGGGCTGGTCGCCGCCATCCACGTCTACATTCTGGTGCTGGAGGCGTTCCTCTGGAACAAACCCCTGGGAAGAAAAGTTTTCAAGACCGAAGCGGAGTTCGCCGCCAAGTCCGCGACGCTCGCCGCCAACCAGGGGCTGTACAACGGCTTCCTCGCCGCCGGACTGGTGTGGGGCCTCGTGGCCAGCGATCCCATTGGCTTTCAGGTCAAGCTCTTCTTCCTCGCCTGCGTCGCCGTGGCCGGCGTCGTCGGGGCCCTCACGGTCAGCTCGCGCATCTTCTTCGTGCAGACCGTGCCCGCGCTCAT